The Syngnathus typhle isolate RoL2023-S1 ecotype Sweden linkage group LG1, RoL_Styp_1.0, whole genome shotgun sequence genome includes a window with the following:
- the rnf44 gene encoding RING finger protein 44 isoform X1: protein MRPWEVAVNRLPPTAPLNPRRFLGEPCNAPVHLRRSPPVRRQWGLRDRPVLHTSLVQDENRHLLFSQHHRPVPLDESRQYSHTSTAPRMLHPAAHLPQQSPIMVDLHEQMPQGSVPISYTVTTVTTHGFPIHTGQPLPGCNTQQLPACSVMFSGQLSLLCCLPPPLIQACTMQHLPVSYQAFPPLISSEHFVLHPSPPVPPHQPPPHLAPLSQFVPLQPQHPRMPLQRVENEVDLRGDQHPLGTFTYPPSHHPPALPPSLPIQYLPQEPLHQELPFGVPYPHMLPRRASGQRYRLQQPLPPPPPPPSYYPGFLPYFLSMLPVPPTAVGPAISLDLDVDDVEMENYEALLNLAERLGEAKPRGLTKADIEQLPSYRFSSENHLSEQTLCVVCFSDFECRQLLRVLPCNHEFHAKCVDKWLKTNRTCPICRADASDVHREAE from the exons ATGCGACCATGGGAAGTAGCAGTAAATAGGCTGCCCCCAACAGCCCCCTTGAACCCGAGGAGGTTCCTTGGAGAGCCCTGTAACGCCCCTGTGCATCTCAGGAGAAG TCCACCAGTGAGACGCCAGTGGGGGCTACGAGACAGACCTGTCCTGCACACTTCCCTGGTCCAGGATGAAAACCGCCATCTGCTTTTCTCCCAACATCACCGACCGGTTCCTTTAGATGAATCCAGACAATATAGCCACACCAGCACAGCGCCACGCATGCTTCACCCTGCGGCCCACCTACCCCAGCAGAGCCCCATCATGGTGGATCTACATGAGCAG ATGCCTCAGGGATCTGTTCCAATATCATACACTGTTACGACGGTGACGACCCACGGATTTCCCATCCATACCGGGCAGCCTTTACCGGGGTGCAACACTCAGCAGCTCCCAGCATGCTCGGTAATGTTCAGCGGACAGCTCTCTCTGCTCTGCTGCCTTCCTCCTCCT CTCATACAGGCATGTACCATGCAGCATCTGCCGGTGTCTTACCAAGCCTTCCCACCCCTGATCTCCAGCGAACATTTTGTATTGCACCCAAGCCCACCTGTACCCCCGCACCAGCCGCCGCCGCACCTTGCTCCTCTGAGCCAGTTTGTCCCTTTACAGCCTCAGCACCCACGCATG CCTCTACAGAGGGTAGAGAATGAAGTTGACCTAAGAGGGGACCAGCACCCATTGGGAACCTTCACCTACCCTCCCTCACACCACCCACCAGCGCTGCCTCCTTCTCTGCCCATACAGTATCTTCCTCAAGAGCCTCTGCATCAGGAGCTTCCCTTCGGAGTG CCATACCCCCACATGCTGCCCCGGCGAGCAAGTGGACAGAGATACAGGCTGCAGCAGCCTCTCCCTCCTCCCCCGCCGCCTCCATCCTACTACCCAGGCTTCCTCCCTTACTTCCT CTCAATGCTTCCTGTGCCTCCAACCGCAGTGGGCCCAGCCATCAGTCTCGACCTTGATGTGGATGATGTGGAAATGGAGAACTATGAG GCTTTACTGAATCTGGCCGAGAGGCTGGGTGAAGCGAAGCCACGAGGACTCACCAAGGCCGACATTGAGCAACTTCCCTCCTACAGGTTCAGCTCAGAGAATCATCTATCGGAGCAAACGCT gtGTGTTGTGTGCTTTAGTGACTTTGAGTGTAGGCAGCTACTTCGGGTATTACCCTGCAACCATGAATTCCACGCCAAATGTGTGGACAAATGGTTAAAG ACCAATCGCACTTGTCCCATCTGCCGGGCCGACGCGTCGGACGTGCACCGAGAGGCGGAGTGA
- the rnf44 gene encoding RING finger protein 44 isoform X2 has protein sequence MRPWEVAVNRLPPTAPLNPRRFLGEPCNAPVHLRRSPPVRRQWGLRDRPVLHTSLVQDENRHLLFSQHHRPVPLDESRQYSHTSTAPRMLHPAAHLPQQSPIMVDLHEQMPQGSVPISYTVTTVTTHGFPIHTGQPLPGCNTQQLPACSVMFSGQLSLLCCLPPPLIQACTMQHLPVSYQAFPPLISSEHFVLHPSPPVPPHQPPPHLAPLSQFVPLQPQHPRMRVENEVDLRGDQHPLGTFTYPPSHHPPALPPSLPIQYLPQEPLHQELPFGVPYPHMLPRRASGQRYRLQQPLPPPPPPPSYYPGFLPYFLSMLPVPPTAVGPAISLDLDVDDVEMENYEALLNLAERLGEAKPRGLTKADIEQLPSYRFSSENHLSEQTLCVVCFSDFECRQLLRVLPCNHEFHAKCVDKWLKTNRTCPICRADASDVHREAE, from the exons ATGCGACCATGGGAAGTAGCAGTAAATAGGCTGCCCCCAACAGCCCCCTTGAACCCGAGGAGGTTCCTTGGAGAGCCCTGTAACGCCCCTGTGCATCTCAGGAGAAG TCCACCAGTGAGACGCCAGTGGGGGCTACGAGACAGACCTGTCCTGCACACTTCCCTGGTCCAGGATGAAAACCGCCATCTGCTTTTCTCCCAACATCACCGACCGGTTCCTTTAGATGAATCCAGACAATATAGCCACACCAGCACAGCGCCACGCATGCTTCACCCTGCGGCCCACCTACCCCAGCAGAGCCCCATCATGGTGGATCTACATGAGCAG ATGCCTCAGGGATCTGTTCCAATATCATACACTGTTACGACGGTGACGACCCACGGATTTCCCATCCATACCGGGCAGCCTTTACCGGGGTGCAACACTCAGCAGCTCCCAGCATGCTCGGTAATGTTCAGCGGACAGCTCTCTCTGCTCTGCTGCCTTCCTCCTCCT CTCATACAGGCATGTACCATGCAGCATCTGCCGGTGTCTTACCAAGCCTTCCCACCCCTGATCTCCAGCGAACATTTTGTATTGCACCCAAGCCCACCTGTACCCCCGCACCAGCCGCCGCCGCACCTTGCTCCTCTGAGCCAGTTTGTCCCTTTACAGCCTCAGCACCCACGCATG AGGGTAGAGAATGAAGTTGACCTAAGAGGGGACCAGCACCCATTGGGAACCTTCACCTACCCTCCCTCACACCACCCACCAGCGCTGCCTCCTTCTCTGCCCATACAGTATCTTCCTCAAGAGCCTCTGCATCAGGAGCTTCCCTTCGGAGTG CCATACCCCCACATGCTGCCCCGGCGAGCAAGTGGACAGAGATACAGGCTGCAGCAGCCTCTCCCTCCTCCCCCGCCGCCTCCATCCTACTACCCAGGCTTCCTCCCTTACTTCCT CTCAATGCTTCCTGTGCCTCCAACCGCAGTGGGCCCAGCCATCAGTCTCGACCTTGATGTGGATGATGTGGAAATGGAGAACTATGAG GCTTTACTGAATCTGGCCGAGAGGCTGGGTGAAGCGAAGCCACGAGGACTCACCAAGGCCGACATTGAGCAACTTCCCTCCTACAGGTTCAGCTCAGAGAATCATCTATCGGAGCAAACGCT gtGTGTTGTGTGCTTTAGTGACTTTGAGTGTAGGCAGCTACTTCGGGTATTACCCTGCAACCATGAATTCCACGCCAAATGTGTGGACAAATGGTTAAAG ACCAATCGCACTTGTCCCATCTGCCGGGCCGACGCGTCGGACGTGCACCGAGAGGCGGAGTGA
- the cdhr2 gene encoding cadherin-related family member 2, protein MECIPGGFLLLCVISLIDAKNAPIIHNDLTKLCEDIPVDHLAFKINATDKDNDKLTYSLFGENRIYFRVEKTNGDVFIARKLDREIVNVFPLGISVSDGDYVETKEIEILLREANDNRPKFEDSNFDTPVKENTKTGKSLFKVVATDDDISQGGQVTYSIADVTPRDGLNLFSIAPITGDVTLTRALNYTGLSTYYRLMINATDGGGRCFYSETNYFSTIAYYFITVLDVPDQNPKFLSLPYIGSVDENSAVDQSVYTVTAIDQDTGINDMIIYSIEDSTPPGLFKISSDDGIISVASEIDREMIGDTVTMIIKATESQLDINEVYASATASILININDINDNKPEFYKCEESGELQKCNKASQFEVDVAEHSLGSVPINMMVKDADKIKSIQLTLKGADKDVFSVEPKFSPADSVVQLVVKEPNKLDYEKTQQMVVEVIASDPEEISFVSTATVTIRLTDINDNSPTFPQDSYMNLKVTEHSDVGTVVTTITAQDPDTMDRDNITYMLLPESIRTYFDVEQKTGVIYVKNKTLLDREIRSLHSASIQAKDSDGKPATALLQFIVTDINDQPPVISKEYYQEFVKEGSQFELQVEATDADEPDTLNSQITFAILPSKYSDDFIIDPDTGVLRNKVELDREALDVELKGKIELNVTATDKGTPSLSTMVSVFIYVEDVNDNAPDFKNPSYKFSVQEGEKGAFVGTVLAQDLDQTSDFNRIGFQIISGSFDSFTILTTSEEQVYMGNITVDLGIDLDYESARQKYTLQVEAIDRGQKKAVVTVEVDVLDVNDERPAFLPSKPVKVKENTTVTEVIGRFEGWDEDGNHSLIYELESLKCRCNGSLSPCDWFVLEATGDVRVNLEHTLDYELCDRAVMEAQVIDEYTEKGENSSLVAGQLEIIIEDINDNAPQFLISDSLFVVVSESASKGTSVGGVIATDRDTEINAQLQFKVSEVRFEDINNNTGGIRSLFEAVTTQQKDIYVGIIQTSEALDVTLKGKYWVTVTATDSGGLATNTTLEIFTVDTSYRVDLQFRKTQAEVIESKPAIIRTLTAATKAVVEVITIKEAPSETSRSSVGAIMVAYFLYSNGSALTKNEVELMIAVPQHANQLDQLGLMYITDSSIKPTESNPLEYVPYGIMAGLIIVLVVLITSLVCTRRNYRRKLKAAQAMNSATMVASDNLKSGPVVPGTNKYTMEGANPVLNLNIDTTMVLDLDGDSSDVDKVSLDSLDYSDDVNTSEMDTKPMMQKIQEEEEPEDVGPPEYIEPLGAALAERTQKKGSDDHRVGISNPAFSTTDL, encoded by the exons ATGGAGTGTATCCCTGGAGGCTTTCTGCTCTTGTGTGTCATCAGCCTAATTGATG caaAAAACGCTCCTATAATTCACAATGACCTCACTAAGCTGTGTGAAGATATTCCAGTTG ATCACCTTGCATTCAAAATAAATGCCACGGATAAGGATAATGATAAACTGACATATTCACTCTTTGGGGAAAATCGTATATACTTCAGGGTGGAAAAAACGAACGGAGATGTGTTTATTGCAAGGAAGCTTGATAGAGAG aTTGTTAATGTATTTCCACTCGGAATTTCTGTTTCAGACGGTGACTATGTT GAAACCAAAGAAATAGAGATACTTTTGAGGGAAGCCAATGACAATAGACCCAAATTTGAAGACTCTAATTTTGACACCCCAGTGAAAGAG AATACTAAAACAGGTAAGAGTCTGTTTAAAGTAGTGGCCACTGATGATGACATTTCACAAGGTGGTCAGGTTACATACAGCATCGCTGAT GTTACTCCGAGGGATGGATTGAATCTGTTTAGTATTGCTCCCATAACCGGTGATGTCACATTGACCAGGGCACTAAATTACACTGGACTGAGTACTTATTATAGACTGATGATAAATGCAACT GATGGCGGAGGCCGTTGTTTTTACAGTGAGACTAATTATTTCTCAACAATTGCTTATTACTTTATTACCGTTTTGGATGTCCCCGATCAAAACCCCAAATTCTTGAGTCTTCCCTACATTGGGAGTGTTGATGAGAATTCTGCAGTG GACCAATCTGTTTACACCGTGACTGCCATAGACCAAGACACAGGAATCAATGACATGATTATCTACAGCATTGAAG ATTCCACTCCACCTGGCCTCTTTAAAATCTCGAGCGATGATGGCATTATTTCTGTGGCGTCGGAAATTGACAGAGAAATGATTGGTGATACTGTTACCATGATTATCAAG GCCACTGAATCCCAGCTTGACATCAATGAGGTGTACGCTAGCGCCACAGCTTCAATACTGATCAACATCAATGACATCAATGACAACAAACCCGAATTCTACAAGTGTGAAGAATCAGGAGAGCTGCAAAAATGTAATAAAGCAAGTCAATTTGAAGTGGACGTAGCTGAGCACTCACTGGGAAGTGTGCCCATCAACATGATGGTCAAGGACGCAGACAAG ATTAAAAGCATTCAACTAACCCTGAAGGGAGCTGACAAGGATGTGTTTTCTGTCGAGCCAAAATTTTCGCCGGCCGATAGCGTCGTTCAACTTGTGGTCAAAGAGCCAAATAAACTGGATTATGAAAAAACACAGCAAATGGTTGTAGAG GTGATTGCAAGCGATCCAGAAGAAATCAGTTTTGTCTCCACTGCCACAGTTACTATTCGGCTAACAGACATCAATGACAACAGTCCCACCTTCCCACAGGACTCCTACATGAACTTGAAAGTGACTGAGCACTCTGACGTTGGCACGGTAGTGACTACTATTACC GCACAGGATCCTGACACAATGGACAGAGACAACATCACCTACATGCTTCTCCCGGAAAGCAT ACGGACTTATTTTGACGTGGAGCAAAAGACGGGAGTGATTTATGTGAAAAACAAGACCTTGTTGGATCGCGAAATCAGATCATTGCACTCTGCCTCCATTCAGGCCAAGGATTCAGATGGCAAGCCTGCCACCGCATTACTGCAGTTCATAGTGACAGACATCAATGATCAGCCTCCGGTTATCAGTAAAGAATATTATCAGGAGTTTGTGAAAGAGGGCTCACAGTTTGAACTTCAAGTCGAG GCAACTGATGCAGATGAGCCAGACACATTAAACAGCCAAATCACATTTGCAATACTGCCAAGCAAGTACAGCGATGACTTTATCATAGACCCCGATACCGGCGTGTTGAGGAACAAGGTTGAACTGGACCGTGAGGCTTTGGATGTTGAGCTGAAGGGCAAGATTGAGCTCAATGTTACTGCCACAGATAAGGGCACGCCTTCCCTGTCCACCATGGTCAGCGTGTTCATCTACGTGGAG GATGTCAATGACAACGCACCAGATTTTAAGAACCCCTCTTATAAATTCAGCGTCCAAGAAGGGGAAAAAG GTGCATTTGTGGGTACGGTCCTGGCTCAAGATTTGGACCAGACATCAGACTTCAACCGGATAGGTTTTCAAATCATCTCTGGAAGTTTTGACAGTTTTACCATTCTCACCACTTCTGAAGAGCAAGTTTACATGGGAAACATTACAGTGGACCTGGGTATTGACCTGGACTATGAGAGTGCTCGGCAGAAATACACATTGCAGGTAGAAGCCATAGATCGGGGACAGAAAAAAGCAGTGGTGACGGTGGAGGTGGACGTGTTGGACGTGAACGATGAAAGGCCCGCGTTCTTGCCTTCGAAGCCCGtgaaagtgaaagaaaacacaACAGTGACTGAGGTCATTGGTAGATTTGAGGGCTGGGATGAGGACGGAAACCACTCGCTGATCTATGAGTTGGAGTCCCTCAAATGCAGATGCAATGGGTCTCTGTCACCTTGTGACTGGTTTGTCCTGGAGGCGACAGGAGACGTTCGGGTCAATCTGGAACACACGCTGGATTATGAGCTGTGCGACCGGGCGGTGATGGAAGCTCAGGTGATAGACGAGTACACTGAGAAAGGGGAGAACTCCAGTCTCGTTGCAG GACAACTGGAGATCATCATTGAAGACATCAACGACAACGCCCCACAATTCCTCATCTCAGATTCGCTATTCG TTGTCGTATCAGAGTCTGCAAGCAAGGGGACATCAGTTGGGGGAGTCATT GCAACAGACCGGGATACAGAAATTAATGCACAGCTTCAGTTTAAAGTAAGTGAAGTGCGATTTGAGGACATCAACAACAACACAGGTGGCATCCGGTCATTGTTTGAGGCTGTTACCACACAGCAAAAGGACATTTACGTTGGGATTATTCA AACCAGCGAGGCGCTTGATGTCACTTTGAAAGGGAAATATTGGGTAACAGTGACCGCGACTGACTCTGGCGGCCTCGCCACCAACACTACACTGgag ATTTTCACAGTTGACACATCTTATAGAGTTGACCTTCAATTTAGAAAAACACAGGCTGAGGTCATAGAAAGCAAACCTGCTATAATCAG AACACTCACAGCTGCCACCAAAGCTGTGGTTGAGGTTATTACCATCAAGGAAGCACCTTCCGAAACATCcag GTCTTCAGTTGGTGCAATAATGGTGGCATATTTTCTCTATTCCAATGGGAGTGCTCTCACTAAAAATGAAGTGGAGCTAATGATTGCCGTACCCCAGCATGCTAACCAGTTGGACCAGTTAGGCCTCATGTACATT ACTGATTCATCAATAAAACCTACGGAGTCTAACCCTCTAGAATACGTTCCGTATGGCATCATGGCAGGTCTCATAATTGTCCTTGTTGTGCTCATTACTTCACTGGTTTGCACTCGCAGAAA CTACAGGAGGAAGCTCAAGGCAGCCCAAGCCATGAACTCTGCAACCATGGTGGCATCTGACAACCTTAAAAGTGGCCCTGTGGTGCCAGGGACCAACAAGTACACCATGGAGGG GGCAAACCCAGTTCTCAATCTTAACATTGACACAACCATGGTGCTGGATCTGGATGGAGACAGCTCAGATGTTGACAAAGTCAG CCTTGACTCCCTGGACTACAGTGATGACGTGAACACATCTGAGATGGATACAAAGCCCATGATG CAGAAAAtccaggaagaagaagaaccGGAGGATGTCGGGCCCCCTGAGTACATCGAACCTCTGGGCGCGGCTTTGGCCGAGCGAACCCAGAAAAAAGGTTCAGACGATCACAGAGTGGGTATCAGCAACCCTGCATTCAGCACAACAGACCTGTGA
- the rnf44 gene encoding RING finger protein 44 isoform X3, whose translation MRPWEVAVNRLPPTAPLNPRRFLGEPCNAPVHLRRSPPVRRQWGLRDRPVLHTSLVQDENRHLLFSQHHRPVPLDESRQYSHTSTAPRMLHPAAHLPQQSPIMVDLHEQMPQGSVPISYTVTTVTTHGFPIHTGQPLPGCNTQQLPACSLIQACTMQHLPVSYQAFPPLISSEHFVLHPSPPVPPHQPPPHLAPLSQFVPLQPQHPRMPLQRVENEVDLRGDQHPLGTFTYPPSHHPPALPPSLPIQYLPQEPLHQELPFGVPYPHMLPRRASGQRYRLQQPLPPPPPPPSYYPGFLPYFLSMLPVPPTAVGPAISLDLDVDDVEMENYEALLNLAERLGEAKPRGLTKADIEQLPSYRFSSENHLSEQTLCVVCFSDFECRQLLRVLPCNHEFHAKCVDKWLKTNRTCPICRADASDVHREAE comes from the exons ATGCGACCATGGGAAGTAGCAGTAAATAGGCTGCCCCCAACAGCCCCCTTGAACCCGAGGAGGTTCCTTGGAGAGCCCTGTAACGCCCCTGTGCATCTCAGGAGAAG TCCACCAGTGAGACGCCAGTGGGGGCTACGAGACAGACCTGTCCTGCACACTTCCCTGGTCCAGGATGAAAACCGCCATCTGCTTTTCTCCCAACATCACCGACCGGTTCCTTTAGATGAATCCAGACAATATAGCCACACCAGCACAGCGCCACGCATGCTTCACCCTGCGGCCCACCTACCCCAGCAGAGCCCCATCATGGTGGATCTACATGAGCAG ATGCCTCAGGGATCTGTTCCAATATCATACACTGTTACGACGGTGACGACCCACGGATTTCCCATCCATACCGGGCAGCCTTTACCGGGGTGCAACACTCAGCAGCTCCCAGCATGCTCG CTCATACAGGCATGTACCATGCAGCATCTGCCGGTGTCTTACCAAGCCTTCCCACCCCTGATCTCCAGCGAACATTTTGTATTGCACCCAAGCCCACCTGTACCCCCGCACCAGCCGCCGCCGCACCTTGCTCCTCTGAGCCAGTTTGTCCCTTTACAGCCTCAGCACCCACGCATG CCTCTACAGAGGGTAGAGAATGAAGTTGACCTAAGAGGGGACCAGCACCCATTGGGAACCTTCACCTACCCTCCCTCACACCACCCACCAGCGCTGCCTCCTTCTCTGCCCATACAGTATCTTCCTCAAGAGCCTCTGCATCAGGAGCTTCCCTTCGGAGTG CCATACCCCCACATGCTGCCCCGGCGAGCAAGTGGACAGAGATACAGGCTGCAGCAGCCTCTCCCTCCTCCCCCGCCGCCTCCATCCTACTACCCAGGCTTCCTCCCTTACTTCCT CTCAATGCTTCCTGTGCCTCCAACCGCAGTGGGCCCAGCCATCAGTCTCGACCTTGATGTGGATGATGTGGAAATGGAGAACTATGAG GCTTTACTGAATCTGGCCGAGAGGCTGGGTGAAGCGAAGCCACGAGGACTCACCAAGGCCGACATTGAGCAACTTCCCTCCTACAGGTTCAGCTCAGAGAATCATCTATCGGAGCAAACGCT gtGTGTTGTGTGCTTTAGTGACTTTGAGTGTAGGCAGCTACTTCGGGTATTACCCTGCAACCATGAATTCCACGCCAAATGTGTGGACAAATGGTTAAAG ACCAATCGCACTTGTCCCATCTGCCGGGCCGACGCGTCGGACGTGCACCGAGAGGCGGAGTGA